One region of uncultured Methanolobus sp. genomic DNA includes:
- a CDS encoding 60S ribosomal export protein NMD3 gives MNNTLCPKCGNPTTKLFQGKCKDCFLENFVLAEIAPVLHTKICSTCGARNVKNKWVDQGDLEEIVIQTAEDALFIHELADDIELYIGPKARTPYLYKVHVEVDATLLGETFHQELETEVRVGRESCDMCSRISGGYFEAIIQIRATNRIPGDEEKQECINIAGSVLERLINKGDRLAFISSSLEIKEGTDLYVGSSNAARHICKEIVSRLGGSFTESASLQGRKDGKDMYRITYSLRLPEFMPQDIIDYKGRVIEIKKFSKNVTGMDMETGTRFTATPDEIKGATLVAKRKDLPNTMLVAVENDDLMVLDPDTYETVTVKKPVMFSAEPGTEIPVVRTEKGLLAVADLS, from the coding sequence ATGAACAATACCTTATGTCCCAAATGCGGAAATCCCACAACAAAACTTTTCCAGGGCAAATGCAAGGATTGTTTCCTGGAAAACTTTGTCCTTGCTGAAATCGCACCTGTGCTGCATACAAAGATATGCTCCACATGCGGAGCCCGCAATGTGAAAAACAAATGGGTTGACCAGGGTGATCTTGAAGAAATAGTTATACAGACTGCTGAAGATGCTCTTTTTATACATGAGCTGGCAGATGATATAGAACTGTATATCGGACCAAAAGCCCGTACTCCATACCTATATAAGGTACATGTTGAAGTTGATGCTACTTTACTTGGTGAAACATTCCATCAGGAACTTGAAACCGAGGTTCGCGTAGGCCGTGAGTCCTGTGATATGTGCAGTAGAATATCAGGTGGATATTTTGAGGCCATAATACAGATACGTGCTACCAATCGTATCCCGGGTGATGAAGAAAAGCAGGAATGTATCAATATAGCAGGCTCTGTTCTTGAAAGACTTATCAATAAGGGTGACAGGCTTGCATTCATATCCAGTTCACTTGAAATTAAGGAAGGGACCGATCTTTATGTCGGTTCTTCCAATGCTGCAAGACATATCTGCAAGGAAATTGTTTCCCGTCTTGGTGGCAGTTTTACTGAGTCTGCCTCTCTTCAGGGCAGGAAAGACGGAAAGGATATGTATCGTATAACATATTCCCTGAGGCTTCCGGAATTTATGCCACAGGATATTATTGACTACAAAGGCCGTGTCATTGAGATAAAGAAGTTCTCTAAAAATGTGACCGGAATGGATATGGAAACAGGGACTCGTTTTACTGCAACTCCTGATGAGATAAAGGGAGCCACGCTTGTTGCAAAGCGCAAAGATCTTCCAAATACAATGCTTGTTGCCGTGGAGAATGACGATCTAATGGTTCTGGACCCTGACACTTATGAGACAGTAACTGTTAAAAAACCTGTAATGTTCTCTGCAGAACCAGGCACCGAGATACCTGTCGTCCGAACTGAAAAAGGTCTTCTTGCTGTTGCTGATCTGTCATGA
- a CDS encoding DUF362 domain-containing protein produces the protein MSEVFFKAAEDIGPTNTQIDQITDLFPAISPISEGDIVAIKIHPGELGNTTYVRPVIVKTVVDLVKEAGGIPFVTDTTVLYPSKRFNGVDVLNTAATNGFTLGTMGAPFICADGIHGDDSVSVDIDGEVLDNITVASAIASADSMIVISHCKGHPASGFGAAVKNLGMGCLDKAGKTAVHKVARPSIDIEKCVGCKKCVNICPWDALFVVDGKAIVDHDLCRGELACFASCSFGAIVPPADSPVRMQEKLGEAAFGPVKLLPDRIGYINWIFDLTPGCDCFNFSSPTFAGDIGITASKDPVALDKASLDLVNERMKHDERGCVNNIWGIDPVVHLEYAEKIGAGSMKYDLVRK, from the coding sequence ATGAGTGAAGTCTTTTTTAAAGCTGCAGAAGATATCGGACCGACAAATACTCAAATTGACCAGATCACAGACCTGTTTCCGGCAATTTCACCAATTTCCGAAGGTGATATTGTTGCCATAAAAATACATCCCGGAGAACTTGGAAACACAACATATGTTCGTCCTGTAATAGTAAAGACTGTTGTGGACCTCGTAAAAGAAGCAGGTGGTATTCCATTTGTCACCGACACTACCGTGCTGTATCCCAGTAAGAGGTTCAACGGTGTAGATGTTCTTAATACGGCTGCTACTAATGGTTTTACTCTGGGGACAATGGGTGCTCCATTTATCTGCGCTGATGGTATCCATGGCGATGATTCTGTTTCTGTTGATATAGATGGGGAAGTACTTGACAATATTACAGTTGCGTCTGCAATAGCAAGCGCAGATTCCATGATAGTTATATCTCATTGTAAAGGACATCCTGCATCAGGTTTTGGTGCTGCTGTCAAGAACTTAGGGATGGGGTGCCTGGATAAAGCAGGAAAGACTGCGGTTCATAAGGTAGCAAGACCTTCCATTGACATCGAAAAATGCGTAGGCTGCAAGAAGTGTGTAAATATTTGTCCATGGGATGCTCTTTTTGTAGTAGACGGAAAAGCGATTGTCGACCATGATTTATGTAGAGGAGAATTGGCATGTTTTGCCAGTTGCAGTTTTGGTGCAATTGTCCCACCTGCAGATTCTCCTGTAAGGATGCAGGAAAAACTTGGTGAAGCAGCTTTTGGTCCTGTAAAACTCCTTCCTGACAGGATAGGATACATAAACTGGATATTTGATCTCACACCTGGATGCGACTGCTTCAATTTCTCATCTCCGACATTTGCCGGAGATATTGGAATCACTGCATCTAAGGATCCGGTAGCTCTGGATAAAGCCAGTCTTGATCTTGTTAATGAAAGGATGAAGCATGATGAAAGGGGATGCGTTAACAACATCTGGGGAATAGATCCCGTAGTTCATCTGGAATATGCTGAAAAGATCGGTGCCGGAAGCATGAAATATGATCTGGTAAGAAAGTGA
- the acsC gene encoding acetyl-CoA decarbonylase/synthase complex subunit gamma, with product MKINSPLEAYKFLPATNCGECGEATCMAFAAHLIDRSHKLTDCKPILEAKFKKKYEELDALLAPEIREVEIGVGDKIAKIGGDDVLYRHKLTFFNQTQFAYDVTDTMDEKDLVERVNYIQDFKKFYVGNFLTVDMIAVRCTSNDPAKFAAAVKKVMETTDLPLILCSFDPAVLKAGLEVSKDRNPLLYAANKDNWKEVGELALEYDVPVTLFAPDDLDMLKTLAKTFAEMGNEKLVLDPGTFPTGKQLKKTFTNFVKVRRAGIDGDRDIAYPIMAVPFTAWMAHDDPVSASYWETVVASVFTIKYGDIMILHSTEPYAMLPELHIRDTIYTDPRKPVTVDPGMYKVGEPTADSPVLVTTNFALTYYTVESDIASNKIDCYLWAIDTEGIGVEAAVAGGQLTAEKIKKGIEDSGFDMKKDTTHNTIVIPGLSARLQGDVEDATGANVMVGPADSGRIPGWMEKNWPPEKK from the coding sequence ATGAAAATTAACAGTCCACTGGAAGCTTACAAATTCCTGCCAGCCACTAACTGTGGTGAATGTGGTGAAGCTACATGTATGGCTTTTGCAGCACACCTTATAGACAGGTCACACAAACTGACCGACTGTAAGCCAATCCTTGAAGCAAAATTCAAGAAGAAGTACGAAGAGCTCGATGCACTCCTTGCTCCTGAGATCAGGGAAGTTGAAATTGGTGTAGGTGACAAGATCGCAAAGATCGGTGGAGATGATGTTCTCTACAGGCACAAGCTTACATTTTTCAACCAGACACAGTTTGCATACGATGTAACTGACACAATGGATGAGAAAGACCTTGTTGAGAGGGTGAACTACATCCAGGACTTCAAAAAGTTCTATGTAGGTAACTTCCTCACTGTGGATATGATCGCAGTACGCTGCACATCAAATGACCCTGCAAAGTTTGCAGCAGCTGTAAAGAAGGTCATGGAAACAACAGATCTTCCACTTATACTCTGTTCATTCGATCCTGCAGTATTAAAGGCTGGTCTTGAAGTATCAAAGGACAGGAACCCACTGCTCTATGCAGCAAACAAGGATAACTGGAAAGAAGTCGGGGAACTTGCTCTTGAGTACGATGTACCTGTAACACTCTTTGCACCAGATGACCTTGACATGCTCAAGACACTGGCAAAGACCTTTGCAGAAATGGGTAACGAGAAACTTGTACTCGATCCGGGCACATTCCCAACCGGCAAGCAGCTCAAAAAGACCTTCACAAACTTTGTTAAGGTACGCAGGGCTGGAATTGACGGTGACCGCGACATCGCATACCCGATTATGGCAGTTCCATTCACAGCATGGATGGCACACGATGACCCTGTAAGTGCATCTTACTGGGAAACAGTGGTTGCTTCAGTATTCACCATTAAATACGGTGACATTATGATCCTCCACAGTACAGAGCCATATGCAATGCTGCCTGAACTGCACATCCGTGATACTATCTACACTGACCCAAGAAAGCCGGTGACAGTAGATCCGGGTATGTACAAGGTGGGAGAACCAACTGCAGATTCACCGGTTCTTGTTACAACTAACTTCGCTCTCACATACTACACAGTAGAGAGTGATATCGCATCCAACAAGATCGACTGTTACCTCTGGGCAATTGATACCGAAGGTATCGGTGTAGAGGCGGCAGTGGCAGGTGGACAGCTTACTGCCGAGAAGATCAAGAAGGGAATAGAGGATTCCGGCTTTGACATGAAAAAGGACACCACACACAACACCATCGTTATCCCTGGACTTTCAGCACGTCTGCAGGGTGATGTGGAAGATGCAACAGGTGCCAATGTCATGGTAGGCCCTGCAGACTCCGGTAGGATTCCTGGCTGGATGGAAAAGAACTGGCCACCAGAGAAGAAATAA